Proteins encoded within one genomic window of Gallus gallus isolate bGalGal1 chromosome 1, bGalGal1.mat.broiler.GRCg7b, whole genome shotgun sequence:
- the EIF1AX gene encoding eukaryotic translation initiation factor 1A, X-chromosomal produces MPKNKGKGGKNRRRGKNENESEKRELVFKEDGQEYAQVIKMLGNGRLEALCFDGVKRLCHIRGKLRKKVWINTSDIILVGLRDYQDNKADVILKYNADEARSLKAYGELPEHAKINETDTFGPGDDDEIQFDDIGDDDEDIDDI; encoded by the exons ATGCCCAAGAATAAAG GTAAAGGAGGTAAAAACAGACGACGAGGTAAGAATGAGAACGAGTCAGAAAAAAGAGAGCTGGTGTTCAAGGAAGACGGGCAAG AATATGCCCAGGTGATCAAGATGTTGGGCAACGGAAGGCTGGAGGCGTTGTGTTTTGATGGCGTGAAGAGGTTATGTCATATTAGAGGGAAACTAAGAAAAAAG GTTTGGATAAATACATCTGATATTATATTGGTTGGCTTACGAGACTACCAG GATAACAAAGCTGATGTTATTCTAAAGTATAATGCAGATGAAGCCAGAAGTCTGAAAGCGTATGGGGAGCTTCCCGAACATG CTAAAATCAATGAAACAGACACATTTGGTCCCGGAGATGATGATGAAATCCAGTTTGATGATATTGGAGATGATGATGAAGATATTGATGAT ATCTAA